A stretch of Nonomuraea africana DNA encodes these proteins:
- a CDS encoding M16 family metallopeptidase, with protein MTTTTLHPGKDGAGVVRRTVLPGGLRVVTETMPTVRSVAVGMWVGIGSRDEAPEHTGATHFLEHLLFKGTPTRDAMQISASIEGIGGEINAFTAKEYTCYYARVLDEDLPLAVDVLADVVTSSLITEEDVESERGVILEEIAMHDDDPSDVVHEQFSAELYGDSPIGRPILGTVESINALQRDRIVEYYRAYYQPPRTVVSVAGNIRHEQVVELVARAYERAGALTGPRENAPPRTSGPGAQTRSGVRVVDRPTEQANLVLGTTGMARTDDRRFALGVLNAALGGGMSSRLFQEIREKRGLAYSAYSYTSAYADTGQFGIYVGCMPSKIDDVLKICRDEVARVVSEGITEEEIARGKGQMRGGLVLGLEDTGSRMSRIGKNELVYDELMSVDEVLSRIETVTPEEIASVAGDILSRPMTLAVIGPYADKDFSHAIS; from the coding sequence GTGACAACTACCACGCTGCACCCCGGCAAGGACGGTGCCGGGGTCGTCAGGCGCACCGTCCTCCCCGGTGGGCTGCGCGTGGTGACCGAGACCATGCCGACCGTGCGTTCCGTCGCGGTCGGCATGTGGGTCGGCATCGGCTCGCGTGACGAGGCCCCCGAGCACACGGGGGCCACCCACTTCCTCGAGCACCTGCTGTTCAAGGGCACGCCCACGCGTGACGCCATGCAGATCTCGGCGTCCATCGAGGGCATCGGCGGTGAGATCAACGCCTTCACCGCCAAGGAGTACACCTGCTACTACGCGCGGGTGCTCGACGAGGACCTCCCGCTGGCCGTCGACGTGCTGGCCGACGTGGTCACCTCGTCGCTGATCACCGAGGAGGACGTCGAGTCCGAGCGCGGGGTGATCCTCGAAGAGATCGCCATGCACGACGACGACCCGTCGGACGTGGTGCACGAGCAGTTCTCCGCCGAGCTGTACGGCGACTCGCCGATCGGCAGGCCCATCCTGGGCACGGTCGAGTCGATCAACGCCCTGCAGCGCGACCGGATCGTCGAGTACTACCGCGCCTACTACCAGCCGCCGCGCACGGTCGTCTCCGTCGCGGGCAACATCCGGCACGAGCAGGTGGTGGAGCTGGTGGCGCGGGCGTACGAGCGGGCGGGCGCGCTCACCGGGCCGAGGGAGAACGCGCCGCCGCGCACCAGCGGCCCCGGCGCGCAGACCAGGTCGGGGGTCCGGGTCGTCGACCGGCCCACCGAGCAGGCCAACCTCGTGCTGGGCACGACCGGCATGGCCCGCACGGACGACCGCAGGTTCGCGCTCGGCGTGCTGAACGCGGCGCTGGGCGGCGGGATGTCCTCCCGGCTGTTCCAGGAGATCAGGGAGAAGCGCGGGCTGGCCTACTCGGCCTACAGCTACACCTCCGCCTACGCCGACACCGGGCAGTTCGGCATCTACGTCGGCTGCATGCCTTCGAAGATCGACGATGTGCTGAAGATCTGCAGGGACGAGGTGGCGAGGGTGGTCTCCGAGGGCATCACCGAGGAGGAGATCGCCCGCGGCAAGGGTCAGATGCGCGGCGGTCTCGTGCTCGGGCTCGAGGACACCGGGTCGCGCATGTCGCGGATCGGCAAGAACGAGCTGGTCTATGACGAGCTGATGTCCGTGGACGAGGTGCTCTCCCGCATCGAGACGGTCACCCCCGAGGAGATCGCGTCGGTGGCGGGCGACATCCTGAGCAGGCCGATGACCCTGGCGGTCATCGGTCCCTACGCGGACAAGGACTTCTCCCACGCCATCAGCTGA
- a CDS encoding VOC family protein: MMIFVNLPVKDLDRSKNFFTGLGFTFNRQFTDEKAACLVISDTIYAMLLTEEFFKSFTKKDIADAHTTTEAIVALGVESREKVDELADKALASGGSPANDPMDEESMYGRSFQDPDGHLWEVVWMDPAAVES; this comes from the coding sequence ATGATGATCTTCGTCAACCTGCCCGTGAAGGACCTCGACCGGAGCAAGAACTTCTTCACCGGCCTGGGCTTCACCTTCAACCGCCAGTTCACCGACGAGAAGGCCGCCTGCCTCGTCATCAGCGACACCATCTACGCCATGCTGCTCACCGAGGAGTTCTTCAAGAGCTTCACGAAGAAGGACATCGCGGACGCGCATACCACGACTGAGGCTATCGTTGCACTCGGCGTCGAGAGCAGGGAGAAGGTCGACGAGCTGGCCGACAAGGCCCTCGCCTCCGGAGGCTCGCCCGCCAACGACCCCATGGACGAAGAGTCCATGTACGGCAGAAGTTTCCAGGACCCCGACGGGCACCTGTGGGAGGTTGTGTGGATGGACCCGGCGGCCGTCGAGTCCTGA
- a CDS encoding bifunctional riboflavin kinase/FAD synthetase, which yields MARLRVVDPPRDEWGPGVQESERSVVTVGVFDGVHLGHRQVVERAVAVARSLDLRCVAVTFEPHPAEVVRPGTQPPRLTTLRHRAALLTELGVDDVMVLPFTMELARLSPADFAQSVLAERLQAATVVVGANFTFGHQAAGDPSVLRVLGDKYDFTVEEIPLVSGVSSTLVRELVAAGDVSAAASLLGRPHRVEGVVVRGYQRGRQLGFPTANVETPPNTAIPADGVYAGWLRCVAVGNLPAGYDGCVWPAAISVGTNPTFEGVPRTVEAYALDRDDLDLYGMHVAVDFGTRLRGNTKFDSIEALIAQIHADVDRVRELTSSASRP from the coding sequence ATGGCACGCTTGAGGGTGGTTGATCCGCCAAGAGACGAATGGGGCCCGGGCGTGCAGGAGTCGGAAAGATCCGTCGTCACGGTCGGCGTGTTCGACGGCGTGCATCTCGGCCACCGCCAGGTGGTCGAGCGCGCCGTCGCCGTCGCCCGCTCACTGGATCTGCGATGCGTCGCGGTGACGTTCGAGCCGCACCCCGCCGAGGTCGTACGGCCCGGCACCCAGCCCCCGCGGCTGACCACGCTGCGCCACCGTGCCGCGCTGCTGACCGAGCTGGGCGTGGACGACGTCATGGTGCTGCCGTTCACGATGGAGCTGGCCCGGCTGAGCCCCGCCGACTTCGCGCAGAGCGTGCTGGCCGAGCGGCTGCAGGCCGCCACCGTCGTCGTCGGCGCCAACTTCACCTTCGGCCATCAGGCCGCGGGCGACCCGTCCGTTCTGCGCGTGCTGGGCGACAAGTACGACTTCACGGTGGAGGAGATTCCCCTGGTGTCCGGCGTTTCATCTACTCTCGTCCGCGAGCTCGTCGCCGCGGGTGACGTCTCGGCCGCCGCCTCCCTGCTCGGCCGTCCGCACCGCGTCGAGGGCGTCGTCGTCCGCGGCTACCAGCGCGGCAGGCAGCTCGGCTTCCCCACCGCCAACGTCGAGACCCCGCCGAACACCGCGATCCCCGCCGACGGCGTCTACGCGGGCTGGCTGCGCTGCGTCGCCGTCGGCAACCTGCCCGCCGGCTACGACGGCTGCGTCTGGCCCGCGGCCATCTCGGTCGGCACCAACCCGACGTTCGAGGGCGTGCCGCGGACCGTGGAGGCGTACGCGCTGGACAGGGACGACCTCGACCTGTACGGCATGCACGTGGCGGTGGACTTCGGGACGCGGCTGCGCGGGAACACGAAGTTCGACTCGATCGAGGCCCTCATCGCCCAGATCCACGCAGACGTCGACCGGGTCCGCGAACTCACCTCGTCAGCTTCTCGGCCGTAA
- a CDS encoding pentapeptide repeat-containing protein, translated as MPAFAASADFAIDKPVGKACPNLGDDFRCGIHTQLREKGFPGCTVYDCFGAGQHVTQAGAAGRAAEVFPAMRDLHELLYYVTEALGWSAAAPVHDELRRTADEIEELIGALTVVDTGALRGRVSPLLRRAGELVRGRGGRTMKTDLIGARLKGSDLRRAALRGVLLIGADLRGADLREADVIGADFRNADLRGANLTGALFLTQAQLDAARGDAATRIPRSLNRPAHWDR; from the coding sequence GTGCCCGCCTTCGCCGCCTCGGCGGACTTCGCGATCGACAAACCGGTGGGGAAGGCCTGCCCCAACCTGGGCGACGACTTCCGCTGCGGAATCCACACCCAGCTCAGGGAGAAGGGCTTTCCCGGCTGCACGGTCTACGACTGCTTCGGCGCGGGCCAGCACGTCACCCAGGCGGGGGCGGCCGGGCGGGCGGCCGAGGTGTTCCCCGCCATGCGTGACCTGCACGAACTGCTCTACTACGTCACCGAGGCGCTGGGGTGGTCCGCGGCCGCGCCCGTTCACGACGAGCTGCGCCGTACGGCGGACGAGATCGAGGAGCTCATCGGCGCGCTCACCGTCGTGGACACGGGTGCGCTGCGCGGCAGGGTCAGCCCGCTGCTGCGGCGGGCCGGCGAGCTGGTGCGCGGGCGCGGCGGGCGGACGATGAAGACGGACCTCATCGGGGCCCGTCTCAAGGGCTCCGACCTGCGGAGGGCCGCCCTGCGCGGCGTCCTGCTGATCGGCGCCGACCTCAGGGGCGCGGACCTGCGCGAGGCGGACGTCATCGGCGCGGACTTCAGGAACGCGGATCTGCGCGGCGCGAACCTGACCGGCGCGCTGTTCCTGACCCAGGCGCAGCTCGACGCGGCCAGAGGCGATGCGGCGACGCGCATCCCCAGGTCCCTCAACCGTCCAGCTCACTGGGATCGCTGA
- a CDS encoding transposase, whose protein sequence is MWVRDPAKQGRDQRPQNADTKVPPVHPAPQQCSACGHVDKQNRPGQHTFARTSCGFAEHADVNAARNIASRGVAGWAVSHAANDAA, encoded by the coding sequence CTGTGGGTACGTGACCCAGCGAAGCAGGGGCGCGACCAACGCCCACAGAATGCGGACACAAAGGTTCCCCCAGTTCACCCGGCCCCCCAGCAGTGCTCGGCCTGCGGGCATGTGGACAAGCAGAACCGACCCGGCCAGCACACCTTCGCCCGTACGTCGTGCGGCTTCGCTGAGCACGCCGACGTCAACGCGGCCCGCAACATCGCCTCACGCGGGGTTGCAGGTTGGGCGGTGAGTCACGCTGCCAACGACGCGGCCTGA
- the rpsO gene encoding 30S ribosomal protein S15 — protein MSLDTAAKKAIISEYATAEGDTGSPEVQIALLSKRISELTEHLKTHKHDHHSRRGLLLLVGRRRRLLKYLQNNDIARYRALIERLGLRR, from the coding sequence GTGTCCCTCGACACCGCTGCCAAGAAGGCAATCATCAGTGAGTACGCGACGGCCGAGGGCGACACCGGGTCGCCCGAGGTGCAGATCGCGCTGCTCAGCAAGCGCATCAGCGAGCTCACCGAGCACCTGAAGACGCACAAGCACGACCACCACAGCCGTCGTGGTCTGCTGCTGCTCGTCGGTCGCCGGCGTCGCCTGCTGAAGTACCTGCAGAACAACGACATCGCGCGTTACCGTGCGCTCATCGAGCGCCTCGGCCTGCGCCGATAG
- a CDS encoding polyribonucleotide nucleotidyltransferase — protein MEGVHTAEAVIDNGSFGTRTIRFETGRLARQAAGSAVAYLDAETMVLSATTASKNPKENLDFFPLTVDVEERMYAAGRIPGSFFRREGRPSEDAILTCRLIDRPLRPSFVKGLRNEVQVVATIMALNPDHLYDVVAINAASLSTQLAGLPFSGPIGGVRVALIDGQWVAFPTHPELERATFDMVVAGRVLEDGDVAIMMVEAESTRETLKLVAGGAVAPTEETVAQGLEAAKPFIKVLCEAQSKVAKVAAKETAEFPVFLDYQDDVLAAVESAVKTELAAALTIAGKQERENELDRIKAMAGEKLLADFEGREKEVGAAFRSLTKKLMRERVIKDGVRIDGRGPKDIRALNAEVHVVPRVHGSALFERGETQILGITTLNMLRMEQVVDTLNPERTKRYMHNYNFPPYSTGETGRVGSPKRREIGHGALAERALIPVLPTREEFPYAIRQVSEALGSNGSTSMGSVCASTMALLDAGVPLKEMVAGIAMGLIGEGDTYVTLTDILGAEDAMGDMDFKVAGTKDVITALQLDTKLDGIPASVLAAALKQAKGARLAILDVMQEAIDSPAEMNPTAPRIITIKVPVDKIGEVIGPKGKMINQIQDDSGAEITIEDDGTIYIGATDGPSAEAARSAINAIANPHMPEVGERYLGTVVKIAAFGAFVSLMPGKDGLLHVSQIRKLHGGKRIENVEDVMNVGEKIQVEIAEIDSRGKLSLVPVEVIEKEAAEKATKGTEEPAGSAEAPVAEAAADEDKARDERPRRTRTRVRKPAGDGEDRNS, from the coding sequence GTGGAGGGTGTCCACACCGCTGAAGCCGTCATAGACAACGGCTCTTTCGGCACGCGCACGATCCGGTTCGAGACCGGCCGGCTGGCCAGGCAGGCCGCCGGCTCGGCCGTCGCCTACCTCGACGCCGAGACGATGGTCCTGTCCGCGACCACCGCTTCCAAGAACCCCAAAGAGAACCTCGACTTCTTCCCCCTCACGGTGGACGTCGAGGAGCGCATGTACGCCGCGGGCCGCATTCCCGGCTCGTTCTTCCGGCGTGAGGGCCGTCCCTCCGAGGACGCCATCCTCACCTGCCGCCTGATCGACCGGCCGCTGCGCCCGTCGTTCGTCAAGGGCCTGCGCAACGAGGTCCAGGTCGTGGCGACCATCATGGCGCTCAACCCCGACCACCTCTACGACGTCGTCGCGATCAACGCCGCGTCGCTGTCCACCCAGCTGGCCGGGCTGCCCTTCTCCGGCCCGATCGGCGGCGTCCGCGTCGCGCTGATCGACGGCCAGTGGGTCGCCTTCCCGACCCACCCCGAGCTCGAGCGCGCCACCTTCGACATGGTCGTGGCGGGCCGCGTCCTCGAGGACGGCGACGTCGCGATCATGATGGTCGAGGCCGAGTCCACCAGGGAGACGCTCAAGCTCGTCGCGGGCGGCGCCGTCGCCCCGACCGAGGAGACCGTCGCGCAGGGCCTCGAGGCGGCCAAGCCGTTCATCAAGGTGCTGTGCGAGGCGCAGTCCAAGGTGGCCAAGGTCGCCGCCAAGGAGACCGCCGAGTTCCCCGTCTTCCTCGACTACCAGGACGACGTCCTGGCCGCCGTCGAGAGCGCGGTCAAGACCGAGCTGGCCGCCGCGCTGACGATCGCGGGCAAGCAGGAGCGCGAGAACGAGCTCGACCGGATCAAGGCCATGGCGGGCGAGAAGCTGCTGGCCGACTTCGAGGGGCGCGAGAAGGAGGTCGGCGCCGCCTTCAGGTCGCTGACCAAGAAGCTCATGCGCGAGCGGGTCATCAAGGACGGCGTCCGCATCGACGGCCGCGGCCCCAAGGACATCCGCGCGCTCAACGCCGAGGTCCACGTGGTCCCGCGGGTGCACGGCTCGGCGCTGTTCGAGCGCGGCGAGACCCAGATCCTGGGCATCACCACGCTGAACATGCTGCGCATGGAGCAGGTCGTCGACACGCTCAACCCCGAGCGGACCAAGCGCTACATGCACAACTACAACTTCCCGCCCTACAGCACCGGTGAGACCGGCCGCGTGGGCTCGCCCAAGCGCCGCGAGATCGGTCACGGCGCGCTGGCCGAGCGCGCGCTGATCCCGGTCCTGCCGACGCGTGAGGAGTTCCCCTACGCGATCCGCCAGGTCTCCGAGGCCCTCGGCTCCAACGGCTCGACCTCGATGGGCTCGGTCTGCGCCAGCACCATGGCCCTGCTCGACGCGGGTGTCCCGCTCAAGGAGATGGTCGCGGGCATCGCGATGGGCCTGATCGGTGAGGGTGACACCTACGTCACGCTGACCGACATCCTCGGCGCCGAGGACGCCATGGGCGACATGGACTTCAAGGTCGCCGGCACCAAGGACGTCATCACCGCGCTCCAGCTCGACACCAAGCTCGACGGCATCCCCGCCTCCGTGCTGGCCGCCGCGCTGAAGCAGGCCAAGGGCGCCCGCCTGGCGATCCTCGACGTGATGCAGGAGGCGATCGACTCTCCGGCGGAGATGAACCCGACCGCGCCGCGCATCATCACGATCAAGGTCCCGGTCGACAAGATCGGCGAGGTCATCGGCCCGAAGGGCAAGATGATCAACCAGATCCAGGACGACTCGGGTGCGGAGATCACCATCGAGGACGACGGCACCATCTACATCGGTGCCACCGACGGCCCCTCGGCCGAGGCGGCGCGCAGCGCCATCAACGCCATCGCCAACCCGCACATGCCCGAGGTCGGCGAGCGCTACCTCGGCACGGTCGTGAAGATCGCCGCCTTCGGCGCGTTCGTCTCGCTCATGCCGGGCAAGGACGGCCTGCTGCACGTCTCCCAGATCCGCAAGCTGCACGGCGGCAAGCGCATCGAGAACGTCGAGGACGTCATGAACGTCGGCGAGAAGATCCAGGTGGAGATCGCCGAGATCGACTCGCGCGGCAAGCTCTCGCTGGTGCCCGTCGAGGTCATCGAGAAGGAGGCCGCGGAGAAGGCAACCAAGGGCACGGAGGAGCCCGCGGGTTCCGCCGAGGCTCCGGTGGCCGAGGCCGCGGCCGACGAGGACAAGGCGCGTGACGAGCGGCCTCGCCGTACTCGCACCCGGGTCCGCAAGCCCGCCGGAGACGGAGAAGACCGCAACTCGTGA